A single Chryseobacterium sp. DNA region contains:
- a CDS encoding CocE/NonD family hydrolase, translating into MKIKILLALIFVNLMQAQKFHFPQKAVTDSLVLEKQMQGLALQVITRHQLVNRQTANKLDFLDNLFRLQMVAKDYPKSIETLSDYRSQYADHNMAGNRFIGYEFYSLAKIAENNLHIPFKNALSKVFTQKYESLTDPLKAKVKMMVDGDVNDYRKNLKKALDKQKGKDSIDYNSALALCKSYLNYKTYSGIKPQIMQLLEAKDQAKFIIETRNLQTKNGNTLAITIVRKKENPSPLPVILTNNIYAGQLDAYIGKRAASYNYVGAVVNTRGKRNSNDENNPFEYESRDLYEVIDWLSRQPWSNGKVGMMGGSYLGFSQWAAVKKLHPALKTIVPQVAVGVGIDYPAQNNIFMSYMLQWIHYVTNNKYTDEADFTNFTKWDSINTAWYKSGKSFRALDSISGKPNNIFQRWLDHPGYDQYWQKMVPYQEDFSKINIPVLTTTGYYDDDQIGALYYFKEHYKYNKNAEHYMVIGPYNHGGAQSFGFTYVNGNPIDPAARISIDDLAFSWFDYILKNGKKPEILKDKVNFQIMNTNTWKHVPDLDKVHTTSLSFYLQDRKNRGSVFDKPNHKSFTQQAVDFKDRNKKDTYYMVSKKDSIKTTNSIYFESEVLDHDLIISGNLSGFFNVSINKKDFDTNTYLYQIQPDGKSFLLSTHMARASYARDRAVRKLLEPNTIEQIPIHHSIFVSKKIEKGSKLLLLVGVNKSPNWQINYGTGKDVSDETIQDSGEPLEVRWYNDSYVEIPVYKD; encoded by the coding sequence ATGAAAATTAAGATACTTTTAGCATTAATTTTTGTAAACCTGATGCAGGCTCAAAAATTTCACTTTCCCCAAAAAGCTGTGACAGACTCCCTTGTTTTAGAGAAACAAATGCAGGGTCTGGCACTGCAGGTGATCACCCGCCATCAATTGGTAAACCGGCAAACGGCAAACAAACTCGACTTCCTGGACAATCTTTTCCGCCTACAGATGGTCGCTAAAGACTACCCAAAATCGATCGAAACCCTATCTGATTACCGCAGCCAATATGCAGATCACAATATGGCAGGCAACAGATTCATTGGCTATGAGTTTTACAGCCTGGCTAAAATAGCTGAAAATAACCTCCATATACCTTTTAAAAATGCCCTGTCCAAAGTTTTTACCCAAAAATATGAAAGCCTTACAGACCCCTTGAAGGCCAAGGTGAAAATGATGGTGGACGGAGACGTAAATGATTACAGAAAAAATTTGAAAAAAGCTCTGGATAAACAAAAGGGTAAAGACAGTATTGATTATAATTCAGCTTTAGCATTATGTAAAAGCTACTTAAATTATAAAACCTATTCGGGCATCAAACCGCAAATCATGCAATTGCTGGAGGCTAAAGACCAGGCAAAATTCATCATTGAAACCCGGAATCTTCAAACAAAAAACGGAAATACCCTTGCCATCACTATTGTCAGAAAAAAAGAGAATCCCTCTCCACTTCCTGTCATCCTTACCAATAATATCTATGCCGGCCAGCTTGATGCCTACATCGGGAAAAGAGCGGCGAGCTATAATTATGTGGGCGCTGTTGTGAACACCCGCGGCAAAAGAAACAGCAATGATGAGAACAACCCTTTTGAATATGAATCCCGGGATCTCTATGAAGTGATAGACTGGCTGAGCAGGCAGCCCTGGAGCAATGGAAAAGTGGGAATGATGGGCGGGAGCTATTTAGGTTTCAGCCAGTGGGCCGCTGTAAAAAAACTGCATCCGGCCCTAAAAACAATTGTCCCGCAAGTGGCTGTAGGGGTTGGGATCGATTATCCTGCTCAAAATAATATATTTATGAGCTATATGCTGCAATGGATCCATTATGTCACCAATAATAAATACACCGATGAAGCTGATTTTACCAATTTCACCAAATGGGATTCTATCAATACTGCCTGGTATAAAAGTGGAAAATCATTCAGGGCGTTGGATTCCATAAGTGGGAAGCCTAACAACATATTTCAACGATGGCTGGACCATCCCGGTTATGATCAGTATTGGCAGAAAATGGTCCCCTATCAGGAAGATTTCTCTAAAATCAATATTCCTGTCTTAACCACTACAGGATATTATGACGATGACCAGATAGGAGCTCTTTATTATTTTAAAGAACATTATAAGTACAATAAAAATGCAGAGCATTATATGGTCATAGGGCCTTATAACCATGGAGGAGCCCAAAGCTTTGGATTTACTTATGTTAACGGTAATCCCATAGACCCTGCTGCTAGAATAAGCATTGATGACCTCGCTTTCTCGTGGTTTGATTATATCCTGAAAAACGGGAAGAAACCTGAAATTTTAAAAGATAAAGTCAATTTTCAGATTATGAATACCAATACCTGGAAACATGTTCCCGATCTCGACAAAGTACACACCACCAGCCTTTCTTTCTACCTTCAGGACCGTAAAAACAGAGGATCCGTTTTTGATAAACCCAATCATAAAAGTTTTACCCAACAAGCCGTTGATTTTAAGGACCGGAATAAGAAAGACACTTACTATATGGTGAGTAAAAAAGACAGCATAAAAACAACCAATTCCATTTATTTTGAGAGTGAGGTGCTGGATCATGACCTCATTATCAGTGGAAATCTATCCGGATTCTTCAATGTTTCCATTAACAAAAAAGATTTTGATACAAATACTTATTTATACCAGATACAGCCGGACGGCAAATCGTTTTTATTGTCCACTCATATGGCGAGAGCAAGCTATGCCAGAGATCGTGCGGTGCGAAAACTTCTGGAGCCGAATACAATCGAACAGATCCCCATACATCATTCAATATTTGTCAGCAAAAAAATAGAAAAAGGAAGTAAGCTGCTTTTACTCGTAGGAGTCAATAAAAGTCCTAACTGGCAGATCAATTACGGGACCGGCAAGGATGTAAGTGATGAAACCATACAGGATTCCGGGGAGCCTTTGGAAGTCAGATGGTACAATGACAGCTATGTGGAAATACCTGTTTATAAAGACTAA
- a CDS encoding APC family permease gives MSQLFRRKIYSDTDTSTGLLRVLGVWDIVFFGIAAIIGAGSFSSLGEAVFRGGPGVILLYLICGFACGFTALCYAEFASRIPTAGSAYTYAYASFGELIAWIIGWALIMEYSFGNIYVAFSWSDYFTSFLGRLGMHIPDYLTCSYTEASKAFHNGSENKELLNAWNTAPLIGSLKFIIDIPALVINGLITWLCYVGVKESKNFNNSLVLLKLGVILLVILVGFAYINTDNWTPISPSTGSPSFMPNGFTGVMSAVSGVFFAYIGFDALSVLSEETKDPQKTLPKGMIISLVLCTVIYIALTLVLTGMVDYKKFDGVGDPLSFIFEKTNANVAWMELVVSFVAIVAITTVLLVFQMGQPRIWYAMSRDGLMPQKFLTIHPKYKTPSFATIVTGIVVGIPILFTDKTFILDFTSIGTIFAFVLVCAGVLVLPAKEKIKGRFHLPYINGKIIFPVVFIGGLIAFYYWQPEFFHNLMDWTDAKEGEFRASIFFFILINLVLCILTFVKNLSLIPLVGLSSCLYLLTGMSHENWFWFGMWFLIGMVIYFCYGYKNSKLGKELKKS, from the coding sequence ATGAGTCAACTTTTTAGAAGAAAAATCTATTCAGATACAGATACTTCGACAGGACTTTTAAGAGTCTTAGGTGTATGGGACATTGTATTTTTTGGTATTGCGGCGATTATTGGAGCTGGAAGTTTCAGCAGTTTGGGAGAAGCCGTTTTCAGAGGTGGGCCCGGTGTTATTCTGCTATATTTGATTTGTGGTTTTGCCTGTGGATTTACAGCCTTATGTTACGCTGAATTTGCCAGCAGAATCCCTACGGCAGGTTCTGCCTATACCTATGCCTATGCAAGTTTCGGGGAACTGATTGCCTGGATTATCGGCTGGGCCCTGATCATGGAGTATTCTTTTGGAAATATCTATGTAGCCTTCTCCTGGTCAGATTATTTCACCAGCTTTTTAGGACGGCTGGGAATGCATATCCCGGATTATCTTACCTGCAGCTATACAGAAGCCAGTAAAGCCTTTCACAACGGCTCTGAAAATAAAGAATTACTCAATGCTTGGAATACCGCTCCACTGATCGGAAGTCTGAAATTCATCATCGATATCCCGGCATTGGTGATCAACGGACTGATTACATGGCTTTGTTATGTAGGAGTAAAAGAAAGTAAAAATTTCAACAACTCACTGGTACTTTTAAAATTAGGCGTAATCCTGTTGGTAATCCTCGTGGGATTTGCTTATATCAATACAGACAACTGGACGCCAATAAGTCCGTCAACAGGAAGTCCTTCTTTTATGCCGAACGGCTTCACCGGAGTCATGAGTGCTGTTTCAGGGGTCTTCTTTGCCTATATTGGTTTTGATGCCCTAAGCGTTCTTTCGGAAGAAACAAAAGACCCGCAAAAGACCCTTCCAAAAGGAATGATAATCTCTTTGGTATTGTGTACCGTAATCTATATTGCCCTTACTTTGGTATTAACGGGTATGGTAGACTACAAAAAATTTGACGGTGTGGGTGATCCGCTTTCCTTTATATTTGAAAAAACCAATGCTAATGTAGCCTGGATGGAACTGGTAGTTTCCTTCGTAGCCATCGTTGCGATTACCACTGTATTATTGGTATTCCAAATGGGACAGCCCAGAATCTGGTATGCTATGAGCCGTGACGGATTGATGCCTCAGAAGTTCCTGACCATCCATCCAAAATACAAAACACCTTCTTTTGCCACCATCGTTACAGGTATCGTAGTCGGAATTCCGATCTTATTTACAGATAAAACGTTCATCCTGGATTTTACGAGCATCGGAACGATCTTCGCATTCGTATTAGTGTGTGCCGGAGTTCTTGTTCTTCCTGCCAAAGAAAAGATTAAAGGCAGATTTCACCTCCCGTATATAAACGGTAAAATAATTTTTCCTGTTGTCTTCATCGGCGGCTTAATTGCATTCTATTACTGGCAGCCGGAATTCTTCCATAACCTGATGGATTGGACGGATGCGAAAGAAGGTGAATTCAGGGCTTCCATCTTCTTTTTTATCCTGATCAATCTGGTTTTATGTATTCTGACTTTTGTGAAAAACCTGTCCTTAATCCCGTTAGTGGGTTTAAGCTCATGTTTATACCTTCTTACCGGAATGAGCCATGAAAACTGGTTCTGGTTTGGAATGTGGTTCCTGATCGGCATGGTCATTTACTTCTGTTATGGCTATAAGAACAGTAAACTTGGAAAAGAATTAAAGAAGAGCTAA
- a CDS encoding DUF962 domain-containing protein — translation MSERIKTYREFYQFYLTEHSKTGTRIFHFIGTLLVFVVIGYVISSGKERFLWYIPIVGYGFAWFSHAVIERNKPATFKYPLWSLISDFRLFFELLIGKQKFKEMNTQPFNQSAEK, via the coding sequence ATGTCTGAAAGAATAAAAACATACAGAGAGTTTTATCAGTTCTACCTTACTGAGCACAGTAAAACAGGAACACGAATTTTTCATTTTATTGGAACCCTGCTCGTATTTGTAGTCATCGGGTATGTCATCAGCTCAGGAAAAGAAAGGTTTTTATGGTATATTCCAATCGTGGGATATGGCTTTGCGTGGTTCAGCCATGCAGTGATTGAAAGGAACAAACCGGCCACCTTTAAATATCCTTTATGGTCATTAATTTCAGACTTCAGGCTCTTCTTTGAACTGCTGATCGGTAAACAGAAATTTAAGGAAATGAATACTCAGCCTTTCAACCAATCTGCGGAAAAATAG
- a CDS encoding lipocalin family protein, giving the protein MIRILLSLSCFLSFPSLMSSQKLKKEDVTGFWKLKEAGFYEGKKKVIKDFDNCRLMRNYAIREDGFAVYNYAEGSVGDCMPSEPRLSFWRVVENRIQFYVDDKHILEEVIVTLNKDKTMTFSSYIPERIKTEGDPDTDLFINTIHYDILEKQY; this is encoded by the coding sequence ATGATACGGATACTGCTTTCCCTTAGCTGCTTTTTATCTTTTCCCTCTTTGATGAGTTCCCAGAAATTAAAGAAAGAAGATGTTACAGGATTCTGGAAGCTGAAAGAAGCTGGATTTTATGAGGGCAAAAAGAAAGTGATCAAAGATTTTGATAACTGCCGCTTAATGAGAAATTATGCCATCCGGGAAGACGGCTTTGCAGTGTATAATTATGCAGAAGGGAGCGTGGGGGATTGCATGCCATCCGAACCAAGGCTTTCTTTCTGGAGAGTGGTAGAAAACAGAATCCAGTTCTATGTGGATGATAAACATATTCTTGAAGAAGTAATAGTGACTTTAAATAAAGATAAAACGATGACTTTTTCGAGCTATATACCTGAGCGGATTAAAACTGAAGGAGATCCTGATACAGATCTGTTCATCAATACGATCCATTATGATATTCTTGAGAAACAATACTGA
- a CDS encoding DUF3857 domain-containing protein — protein MDNQIQVENYKIQKPEAWAGNIGDQEIIDRIKDSEFAGKQIDEGRDYCYFLDKKYYTSNKENSEYVCMAYTLNEPGNLERASVSDVVVEENEVYQIHRISVLRDGVLIDKIPDTKIKVLDSENQSSGGVLSSNKKINITIRDLRLYDVLILEDSRIKEFTDRDFLRKEFSKYVWVSPDNYWAYGHFKFTFINEREQTIAYKKTFFRNEQGNVLDPEINDLKKGERFVIEEHNYINPVDSGREIFPYVDFATKSTWKDLSNYIVPIYEDVFTKASLKDFAPNLVEKLDAVANPDEKLQFAIEYVQNYIYYIFNADEMNGHKPQEPSLTYENKQGDCKAKSVLLKVILDYIGVDASVVLVNFNTDYYIKYYLPSLLSFNHVVVKINYKGQEYFVDATIRDEFGLIENRGFMYFMHYLEVKRDQELQVRKPYKFPYYCVDEKVDFNVKGNTGILNLITTYKGNRANAMRRYFKSTQKREIIDSWNNFLFYSLNYSNDRNGTDIRHIFKDASIDIVSDDKKLNEVKIQYTATVENPYYVDPQNNRFLMYFDRNVVKASARDFMHKDLPFWHNFDSEKYEINLYTDHKIDSEEKYTIQESTIKNAYLDYKSRKKVTKNGASVYIESNPLVNLEIPQNEFEQFRTDHHTVADSNFGLGIDIIEPGLMNRLKFSFKKRFK, from the coding sequence ATGGATAATCAAATTCAAGTTGAAAATTATAAGATTCAAAAGCCTGAGGCATGGGCGGGAAATATTGGAGATCAGGAAATTATAGACAGAATTAAGGACTCTGAATTTGCCGGAAAACAGATTGATGAAGGCCGGGATTACTGCTATTTTTTAGATAAAAAATATTATACAAGTAATAAAGAAAACAGTGAGTATGTCTGCATGGCCTATACACTGAATGAGCCTGGAAACTTAGAAAGAGCCTCTGTTTCTGATGTTGTCGTAGAAGAAAATGAAGTGTACCAAATCCATAGGATCAGCGTGCTAAGGGATGGGGTGCTGATCGATAAAATTCCAGATACGAAAATTAAAGTATTGGATAGCGAGAACCAGAGCAGCGGAGGCGTGCTGAGCAGTAATAAGAAAATCAATATTACGATCAGGGACCTTAGATTATATGATGTGCTGATTTTAGAAGATTCCCGGATCAAAGAGTTTACAGACCGTGATTTTCTTAGAAAAGAGTTTTCGAAATATGTTTGGGTAAGCCCGGATAATTACTGGGCATATGGTCATTTTAAATTCACGTTCATCAATGAGCGGGAGCAAACGATAGCTTATAAAAAAACATTCTTCAGAAATGAGCAGGGGAATGTTTTGGACCCTGAAATCAATGATCTGAAGAAAGGCGAGCGTTTTGTGATTGAAGAGCATAACTATATTAATCCTGTAGATTCCGGGCGTGAAATTTTCCCATACGTAGATTTTGCGACCAAAAGTACCTGGAAAGATCTTTCCAACTATATTGTCCCGATCTATGAGGATGTTTTCACTAAGGCTTCTTTAAAAGATTTTGCTCCCAATCTGGTTGAAAAGCTGGATGCTGTCGCCAACCCGGATGAAAAACTTCAGTTTGCCATAGAATATGTTCAAAATTATATCTACTATATCTTCAATGCAGATGAAATGAACGGACATAAGCCTCAGGAACCATCCCTAACGTATGAGAACAAGCAGGGAGACTGCAAGGCAAAATCGGTTTTGCTGAAAGTGATTCTCGATTATATCGGAGTGGATGCATCAGTGGTGCTGGTCAATTTTAATACCGACTATTATATTAAATATTATCTGCCATCTCTGTTAAGTTTCAACCACGTTGTGGTAAAAATTAACTATAAAGGGCAGGAGTATTTTGTAGACGCTACAATCCGTGATGAATTCGGATTGATTGAAAACAGAGGTTTTATGTACTTTATGCATTATCTGGAAGTAAAGAGAGACCAGGAACTACAGGTTAGAAAGCCTTATAAATTTCCTTATTACTGTGTGGATGAAAAAGTGGATTTCAATGTAAAGGGGAACACAGGAATCCTCAACTTGATCACTACCTATAAAGGAAACCGTGCCAATGCTATGAGGAGGTATTTCAAAAGTACCCAAAAAAGAGAGATCATAGACAGCTGGAATAATTTCCTTTTTTACAGTCTTAATTATTCCAATGACAGAAACGGGACTGATATCCGGCATATATTCAAGGATGCATCTATTGATATAGTGAGTGATGATAAAAAATTGAATGAAGTTAAGATCCAATATACCGCTACAGTTGAAAACCCTTATTATGTAGACCCTCAGAATAACCGTTTTCTGATGTATTTTGACCGGAATGTAGTGAAAGCCAGTGCAAGGGATTTTATGCATAAAGACCTTCCTTTCTGGCATAATTTCGATAGTGAAAAGTATGAGATCAATTTGTATACGGATCACAAAATTGACAGTGAAGAAAAGTATACCATTCAGGAAAGTACCATAAAGAATGCTTATCTGGATTACAAGAGCCGTAAGAAAGTGACGAAGAACGGGGCCAGTGTGTATATAGAATCCAATCCTTTGGTCAATCTTGAAATTCCTCAGAATGAGTTTGAACAGTTCAGAACTGATCATCATACAGTGGCAGACAGTAATTTTGGACTGGGGATTGATATTATAGAGCCGGGACTGATGAACAGGCTTAAATTTAGTTTTAAAAAAAGGTTTAAATAA
- a CDS encoding DUF4377 domain-containing protein, whose product MKSIATVLKGAAPALALFAMTQCTTTAGASAADEKTFIVGAQTEDCTGVAPMKCLQVKEKNSESWTHLYSNIEGFTYEPGYEYVLKVKTEKIANPPADGSSIKYTLVKQVSKTKKEGADAGQKTLIIGSQTVDCSAGAGRMKCLQVKENASDSWTHFYSNIEGFDYEPGYEYVVQVKTEKIANPPADASSIKYTLIKQVSKTKK is encoded by the coding sequence ATGAAAAGTATAGCAACAGTTCTAAAAGGGGCAGCTCCCGCATTAGCATTATTTGCAATGACACAATGTACAACTACCGCCGGAGCATCCGCTGCTGATGAAAAAACATTCATCGTAGGGGCGCAAACAGAAGACTGTACAGGAGTAGCTCCAATGAAATGTCTGCAGGTAAAAGAAAAAAATTCTGAAAGCTGGACTCATCTGTACAGCAATATTGAAGGTTTTACTTATGAGCCGGGGTATGAATATGTTTTAAAAGTAAAAACCGAAAAAATTGCCAATCCGCCCGCTGACGGATCTTCTATAAAGTATACTCTGGTAAAGCAGGTTTCCAAAACGAAAAAAGAAGGCGCTGATGCCGGTCAAAAAACACTTATTATAGGATCACAGACGGTAGATTGCTCGGCAGGAGCAGGACGCATGAAATGCTTACAGGTAAAAGAAAATGCCTCTGACAGCTGGACTCATTTCTACAGCAATATTGAAGGATTCGATTATGAACCGGGATACGAATATGTTGTACAGGTAAAAACTGAAAAAATCGCTAATCCTCCGGCAGATGCCTCATCCATAAAATACACCCTGATCAAACAGGTTTCCAAGACTAAAAAATAA
- a CDS encoding SPFH domain-containing protein has product MGIYLAPVILFGLIILFASFFVVKQETAVIIERFGKFHGVKHSGLHLKLPVIDQIAKRLNLRIQQLDVMIDTKTLDNVFIKMKISVQYQVIRTQVGDAYYRLENPENQITSYVFDVVRAEVPKLKLDDVFVKKDDIAIAVKGELQEAMQSYGYDIIKALVTDIDPDEQVKHAMNRINAAEREKTAAEYESEAQRIRIVAVAKAEAESKKLQGQGIADQRREIAKGLEESVRMLNNVDINSHEASALIVVTQHYDTLHSVGASNRSNLVLLPNSPTAASGMLNDLVVAMTTANTVGEATKGKYPDPPQKESGF; this is encoded by the coding sequence ATGGGTATATATCTGGCACCCGTTATTCTTTTCGGGCTTATTATTTTGTTTGCTTCGTTCTTTGTTGTAAAGCAGGAGACCGCGGTAATTATAGAACGTTTCGGTAAATTCCATGGAGTAAAACATTCCGGGCTTCACCTGAAACTTCCGGTTATTGATCAGATTGCAAAAAGATTGAATCTCAGAATTCAGCAATTAGATGTCATGATTGATACGAAAACATTGGATAATGTTTTTATTAAAATGAAAATATCGGTTCAATACCAGGTTATAAGAACCCAGGTTGGAGATGCTTATTATCGGTTGGAAAATCCTGAAAATCAGATAACCTCTTATGTGTTTGATGTGGTAAGAGCGGAAGTTCCCAAATTGAAGCTGGATGATGTTTTCGTGAAAAAAGATGATATTGCGATTGCGGTAAAAGGGGAACTGCAGGAAGCGATGCAAAGTTACGGTTATGATATCATTAAGGCATTAGTTACTGATATCGATCCCGATGAACAGGTGAAACATGCCATGAACAGGATCAATGCTGCGGAAAGAGAAAAAACAGCCGCAGAATATGAATCAGAGGCCCAGAGAATCAGAATTGTAGCCGTTGCAAAAGCTGAGGCAGAATCCAAGAAGCTGCAAGGGCAGGGGATTGCAGACCAAAGAAGAGAAATTGCAAAAGGGCTTGAAGAATCTGTAAGAATGCTGAATAATGTTGATATTAATTCCCATGAAGCATCTGCTTTGATTGTGGTGACTCAGCATTATGATACCTTACATTCTGTGGGAGCCAGCAACAGAAGTAATCTGGTTTTATTGCCCAACTCACCAACTGCCGCAAGCGGAATGCTGAATGATCTTGTGGTAGCGATGACCACTGCGAATACAGTAGGAGAGGCCACTAAAGGAAAATATCCCGATCCGCCGCAAAAAGAGTCCGGGTTTTAA
- a CDS encoding bifunctional 2-polyprenyl-6-hydroxyphenol methylase/3-demethylubiquinol 3-O-methyltransferase UbiG, with protein sequence MKDNTWLEKWEERYSNEEFVYGIQSNNYLRQQLEQVNPGSILFPADGEGRNSVYAALQGWRASAFDISYEGQRKALQLAEENKVTIDYKVGELPALGYQEQQFDAVALIYAHFPAEIKSSMHRMLDQYLRKGGLIIFEAFSKNHLEYIARNEKIGGPKDIESLFSIDEIRSDFPDYDILELAETEVELEEGLFHNGTGSVIRFTGRKR encoded by the coding sequence ATGAAAGACAATACATGGCTTGAGAAATGGGAGGAGAGATACAGCAACGAAGAATTCGTATACGGAATACAGTCCAATAATTATTTACGGCAACAACTGGAACAGGTAAATCCGGGATCCATTCTCTTTCCTGCCGACGGCGAGGGACGAAATTCTGTTTACGCCGCCCTGCAGGGGTGGAGAGCTTCCGCATTTGATATCAGCTATGAAGGTCAAAGGAAAGCTTTACAACTTGCAGAAGAAAATAAAGTAACGATCGACTATAAGGTTGGGGAATTACCGGCATTAGGATACCAGGAGCAACAGTTCGATGCTGTAGCGCTTATCTATGCTCATTTCCCTGCTGAGATCAAATCTTCAATGCATAGAATGCTTGATCAGTATCTCCGTAAAGGGGGTCTGATTATTTTCGAAGCCTTCAGCAAAAATCATCTTGAATATATCGCACGAAATGAAAAAATCGGCGGTCCTAAAGATATTGAATCTTTATTTTCCATTGATGAAATCAGGTCCGACTTCCCGGACTATGATATTCTGGAATTGGCAGAAACTGAAGTGGAACTTGAAGAAGGGCTGTTTCATAACGGAACCGGTTCTGTGATCCGGTTTACGGGAAGAAAACGATAG
- a CDS encoding DNA-formamidopyrimidine glycosylase family protein, whose amino-acid sequence MPEGPSIILMKENLQQFAGQKVTEASGNAKFEKEPFVGQTLLEIRTFGKQTYLVFEKAAIRIHLLMFGSYSIDEQTKPDKSLRLALVFSTHGMYFYTCSVKPVDLEYLSAIDWEADVMSDLWSPEKAEKKLKSNPEMMVCDALMDQDIFSGVGNIIKNEVLFRTGIQPESITGHLPAKKRKELIKEARNYSYDFLDWKRDFTLKKHWLVHTKKTCPICGQKLIKKQTGKGKRRSFYCEKDQKRY is encoded by the coding sequence ATGCCTGAAGGTCCATCCATAATTTTAATGAAAGAAAACCTGCAACAGTTTGCCGGTCAGAAAGTAACAGAAGCGTCAGGGAATGCTAAATTTGAAAAAGAGCCTTTCGTTGGCCAGACTCTTCTTGAAATCCGTACATTCGGAAAACAGACTTATCTGGTTTTTGAGAAGGCGGCAATCCGGATCCACTTATTGATGTTCGGATCTTACAGTATTGATGAACAGACCAAACCGGACAAAAGCCTTCGCTTAGCATTAGTCTTTTCGACCCATGGAATGTATTTCTATACGTGTTCTGTAAAACCTGTTGACCTAGAATATCTGTCTGCTATAGATTGGGAAGCTGATGTCATGAGTGACTTGTGGAGCCCGGAGAAAGCAGAAAAAAAACTGAAATCCAACCCTGAAATGATGGTCTGTGATGCCCTGATGGATCAGGATATTTTTTCAGGGGTCGGAAATATTATCAAAAATGAGGTTCTTTTCAGAACAGGAATCCAGCCTGAGAGTATAACAGGGCATCTTCCCGCCAAAAAACGAAAAGAGCTGATTAAGGAAGCCAGGAATTACAGCTATGATTTCCTGGACTGGAAAAGGGATTTCACCCTGAAAAAGCATTGGCTCGTTCATACCAAAAAGACATGTCCGATATGTGGACAAAAGCTCATCAAGAAGCAGACAGGAAAGGGAAAAAGACGAAGTTTTTACTGTGAAAAAGATCAGAAACGGTACTGA
- a CDS encoding LytTR family DNA-binding domain-containing protein, with the protein MNCIIVDDEPLARAEMKSLINETSKMEILGEFSNAPAALEFLKDNDADLIFLDIEMPMVTGLEFAEMLPNRSLVIFTTAYSQYALKSYELEAVDYLLKPIDPQRLKKAIEKAVLYTELLSKDTIKNTVESNTADFLFIKAERRFYKIGFSDIKFIEGLKDYVVIHTRQQKLITAMNLKTIHQKISSEKFIRVSKSYVVNADSIDSFDNHNIYIENSEIPIGEVYRAEFFAKYAGGFLNYD; encoded by the coding sequence ATGAACTGTATTATCGTTGATGATGAACCCCTGGCCAGAGCAGAAATGAAATCGCTGATCAATGAAACGTCAAAGATGGAGATCCTTGGTGAGTTTTCCAATGCTCCGGCTGCCCTGGAATTTCTGAAGGACAATGATGCAGATCTTATTTTTCTTGATATTGAAATGCCTATGGTGACAGGTCTGGAATTTGCGGAAATGCTCCCTAACAGATCTCTGGTTATTTTTACCACAGCATATTCCCAATATGCCCTGAAAAGCTATGAACTTGAAGCAGTGGATTACCTGCTGAAACCCATTGATCCCCAAAGATTGAAAAAAGCTATTGAAAAAGCAGTCTTATATACAGAGCTTTTGTCTAAGGATACCATTAAAAACACCGTAGAATCTAATACGGCTGATTTTTTATTCATCAAAGCTGAAAGACGGTTTTACAAGATCGGCTTTTCAGATATTAAATTTATAGAAGGGTTAAAAGATTATGTAGTGATCCATACCAGGCAGCAGAAGCTGATTACCGCGATGAACCTGAAAACCATTCATCAAAAGATTTCCAGTGAAAAATTTATACGGGTCAGCAAATCATATGTGGTGAATGCAGACTCCATTGATTCATTTGATAACCATAATATCTATATCGAAAACTCGGAGATTCCCATAGGGGAAGTGTACAGGGCTGAATTTTTCGCAAAATATGCCGGTGGTTTTTTAAATTATGACTGA